TGTCATGTTTCCTCAATGTTCTTACAGTTCTGTCTTgtccctgtttttcttttttaatgttttgtatttattgtttttaatgctaTACAGTAGGCTGTATAACAATGGAATGTGTAATGGTGACCACATGAATTTCCCACTTGTGGGATAATAAAGTTTACCTTTACcttgacctcctcctcctccttctctgtaACCAGTGACCTGGCTCTGAGGAACTGCCTTCTGACGGCTGACGTCTCAGTGAAGATCGGAGATTATGGTCTGGCTCAGAGCAAATACAAGGTCTGTTTATCAGAAAgtcaaacatgtaaaacataAACAGTTTGATTTTACAGGAAAATCATTTGTCCTCAGtatttagaaaaagaaataaataacacagAAGCAACTGATCCTTGTTCAGTTTGTCTGTAGAGCTGCGTAACAACACCAGGAGCTAAAGAGTAACTGAGTGGATGAATGAGTTACCCAGGTATGACGGAGGCTGACGAACACACCCAGGGAAAAAGAAATTACAGATTACAAGAACAAAGTTGtaataatatgataataaaGTTGTTATGTAATGTGAATAAAGTCAAACTATTtcaagaaaaaagtcataatattctGTGAATAAACTCATGAATTTGTGCGAAAACAGTCAGTAAAATTACAACTGTAATCTTGTAATATTAAGATTCTTTTTCTTGTAAAATTTTGTGTAatgttctgatttttttttcttgaaaaagtATATCTTTATTGTCACTAAATTACTACATTATTCTGTGAATTTACAATTTTTTTCTTATAAAATTACATTATTTGCATAATGTTATAACTGTTTTTcttgtaacattttttttctcattcattttttatctAATATTACGATTTTATTCTCAAATCTCAGATTATTATTTCCCCCTTCATGTAGCCCTACTCCTCCGTCCTACTACAAACATCCTTTACTCTCCTGAAAGAGTTTCTACAGATCATTTAAATCCTCTGAgcatttttcacttgtttttaattatgtttaatttaaaagtttttagAAATTGATCACAATGGAACAAATAAATTAGTTATCAACTTTCAAAaagtaatttttgttttgttgatgtttttttaattgtgcaGCTGATGTTATTACTGATGGTCTtctgtccctctctgtcctctctgtcctctctcaggACGATTACTTTGTGACATCAGATCAGGTGTACGTGCCGCTGCGTTGGATTGCTCCAGAGCTGGTGGACGAGGTGCACGGAAACCTGCTGGTGGCGGACCAGACCCAACACAGCAACATGTGGTacgacacacacactctcacactctctcacacacacacacacacacacacacacacacacacatttatgagCATAAAATGGATCTCAGATCAGGGCTTTTCAGGAGGACTGAGTTTATCAGTTGAGAGGAAAAAACGGATCTAAATAAAGTCTCTGTCCCCGGAGGAAATGACACTGACTTGTTGCATTTACACTTCCTGTGTTGGATCATCACAGTGTTCATGACTTCCTGTGTCTCAGGTCTCTGGGCGTGACGATCTGGGAGCTGTTTGAGTTGGGGAACCAGCCGTACAGACACTACTCAGACAGACAGGTCCTGACCTACGCTGTGAGGGAGCAGCAGCTGCGACTGCCCAAACCGCTGCTCAAAGTACCGCTGGCTGAACGCTGGTGAGAAAAAACCACCACACGTCTTTACtcaacagacaaacacaatatTCAGAGCAACGTGTTCACTTCTTTGTCACTGTGATGTTTGTCTTGATGGTTTTGTTTCCCTGTAACGGGGATGCCATGTTTCTCTTCCGACAATAGCGAAggcatgacccgccctactcttCCTCTGATTGGCCAGAACTCTTTGCCTTCGTTGGTAGACAGCAGTATTTAACAAGTTCAGTTGTGGCCAGCAGCAGCTATTTGTGACACCACTAGCCACAACCAAACTTGTCAAAAAACGGAGTTGTATCACACCGCCATGAAAGGTGCCTCTGTACGTCGGTATCTGACACAGAATTCATTGACTAGGCGTCGGTATTTGACATGCTGGGAGGCATTCAGGGCGCTCCtaaaaaaacaggaagtgcaTAGAGCAGAAAAACTGTAGACCTTCAGCAGCGTATGAAACACGTCACTTActgaaaagcatcacaaaaagCCGCCACAGGCTGCTAAAACACGCCGTGTCTTGATGAGGCCAaaggcagagtagggtgggtcacGCCTTCACCATCCTTGGAAAAATAAACTTACGTTGTGGACATACTAGAGACATTTTGTCAAGCTGTCTGTctttaattaaattatattttttaccATTTGAGCAGAATGGAGCACATTAAATGATTGCACCAAAAACATCTGGTGGGATTTCatcttctctttctgtctgtctgtctgtctgtctgtgctcgGGCTCCTCAGGTATGAGGTGATGCAGTTCTGTTGGCTCCAGCCTGATCAGAGACCCAATGCAGAGGAAGTCCACCTGCTGCTCAGCTACCTGTGTGCGAAGGGGGCCAGTGAGGCCGAAGAGGACTTTGAGAGGCGATGGAACTCCCTGCGTCCCAACACCGGATTCAACAGCCATCGCGGTGCCTCGGTATTGTCACGAGACCACCCCTCATCAACCTCCTCCTCGTTCCCTCTCCTCGAGCAGTTTTCATCTGGTGACGGCTACCACTCAGAGTCCGGGGACGATATCCTGACAGTCACTGAGACCAGCCACGGCCTCAACTTTGAGTACAAGTGGGAGCAAGCCAGGGCGGAGCAGTCGTATCGAGCCCCAGACTCGTCCAGCACCCTGGGTCAGGTCAGCCATCACTGTCAGGAAGCATTTTACCCACCAGGGGGCATCGTGGGAGGCTGCCCCATGGAGAGCCTCAGCCACGGATTGTCCCCTTCATACTACCAATCAAAACATCTCCATGCTCCAGGCATACTTCCTGTCCTCAGCGCCCACAGCCCCTCAGTAAGCAGTGAATACTACATCCGCATCGAAGAGCCAGTAGACTGTAACATGGACCCGGACTACACCATGTGCTCCTACAGCCCAGACTACCAGGGCAGCAGTGGGAGCTTTCTGACTGGGAGTGCCGACTCAGGCGAGTGCATGGCCTGCCCGTCACAGGCTAAGAACATGGGTCCCTATTGGTCAGCAGACATCCATAAGTCCGACATGTACGACTCAAATGAGTCCAGTCCTGCGATCTCCCTGACGATGGAGCCCCTCTTAGGGCAGGTGTTGGACAGCAGCCCACTGCGACCCTGGGAGTCCAGTCACTACGTGTCCTATAAAGACAGAGATGGCGGTTACTACTACGAGCACTCGCCACCGTTGGGAATCGATCACTATCTGATTGGAGCTGAGACTGCCAGTGAGCGCCATCAGGAAAGCTGGGGGTCAAGGAGTCTGCGTCAGGCCTTGGGCGAGTTGGAGAACCCACTGGGTATTTCCCCAGCTGTGAACAGTGCACCTCAACAGGCCTACAGAGACACGTACCTGGACACAAGTCAGACTTCCATCATCGGAAAGAACGTGACAGGGGGCTACTACGACATGATGGGCTCCCTGAGGAAGACGATGCCCAACCACACCAGGCACCACAGCCACTCTGTCAGTATCAACATGGAGACACAGGGGGCGCTCTTCATCGggcacagagacagcgacacagaggaggaagaggaagaggacatATTTGTTGAGAGACACACCTGCAACACTTGGCCTTCAAAACACCGCCACAGCAGCGTGGGTCACCACAGACGCGCCAGCCACAGCTGCAGACAGGACGCATACGTGGATTTCCACTACACAATGCCGAGTACAGACATCGAGGATTCGTGGCCGGAGGAGCACAGCCTGGCCTTCCACACTCTACCCAAACCCATCGACTATCTTGAACCCCACCAGGCCAAAGATAACAGTGTCTGCCTCAGTCTGAGTAAACACCATGCCATGGTGCCCTCAGACAGCTGCAACGCTTACATCTACATGTGCCATGAGGGCGAGACTCAGGTGCCGGCGCCTGGAGAGTGCTGCCACTCGCACTTTGTTGACCCACTCACAGGCTTGCTGGTCAGAAACAACAGCTACAGTCACAGCTACAGTCACAGCAGCTACATCAGCGATAAGGCCATTGACATCCCGAGCAATGATGAGATGATCAACCTATCACCGGCTCCGGGGGGCCCCATTGTGGCCAAAACGGCCCTGATAAAGActgaggagagcagagagcagtATGTTGATCTAATAACTGATGATTCACTCTTCAAAGACAAGAGGGATGATGTAATCAAAGAAAAACCAATCAAACCCACAGACCCTAAAACAGAGGAAGTGACCCTGACCACAGCCGCAACCACTCCACCTCCTGCCGATAACACGCACGTGATGGTGGCCCTCACAGATCAGCAGTTGGAGCTGAGTCACACAGGCGACAGCGGGGTTGACCGAGGAGGCTCCAGCGTGAGCCTCGCCGACATCCTTGACTGCAGCGACGAGGACGAGGATGATGACATCACGGACAATATCACTGACGTTACCTCAGGCATCTTTGCGGACGAGTCCAGCGAGCTGAACGCGTCTCCGGCCTTCAAGTCTCTACAGAAGCAGGTAGGAACTCCTGATTCCATGGACTCCATGGATCTGCCATCTGCAGCCGGGTCCTGTGAAGGCTTCAGTCCTGCATCCTCCCACCCGTCCAGCTCACCTAAAGCTATGGACAGTGGCTACGACACAGAAAATAATGAGAGCC
The nucleotide sequence above comes from Epinephelus lanceolatus isolate andai-2023 chromosome 21, ASM4190304v1, whole genome shotgun sequence. Encoded proteins:
- the aatkb gene encoding serine/threonine-protein kinase LMTK1 isoform X1: MKMLALLLTVSSVLWSRGSALSSHFSSDGAPLSELSWSSSLAVVAVSLSGLFTVVFLMLACICCKKHRTGFKEFKNVDGEEYHADMSTLASPASQGSPDVYILPLTEVSLPVAKQPARSVQLLKSADVGRHSLLYLKEIGNGWFGKVLLGEVNAGLSTTQVVVKELKASSSVQDQMHFLEEARPFRALQHPALLQCLAQCTEVTPYLLVMEFCPLGDVKGYLRSCRTAETMTPEPLILQRMACDIAAGLLHMHKHNFTHSDLALRNCLLTADVSVKIGDYGLAQSKYKDDYFVTSDQVYVPLRWIAPELVDEVHGNLLVADQTQHSNMWSLGVTIWELFELGNQPYRHYSDRQVLTYAVREQQLRLPKPLLKVPLAERWYEVMQFCWLQPDQRPNAEEVHLLLSYLCAKGASEAEEDFERRWNSLRPNTGFNSHRGASVLSRDHPSSTSSSFPLLEQFSSGDGYHSESGDDILTVTETSHGLNFEYKWEQARAEQSYRAPDSSSTLGQVSHHCQEAFYPPGGIVGGCPMESLSHGLSPSYYQSKHLHAPGILPVLSAHSPSVSSEYYIRIEEPVDCNMDPDYTMCSYSPDYQGSSGSFLTGSADSGECMACPSQAKNMGPYWSADIHKSDMYDSNESSPAISLTMEPLLGQVLDSSPLRPWESSHYVSYKDRDGGYYYEHSPPLGIDHYLIGAETASERHQESWGSRSLRQALGELENPLGISPAVNSAPQQAYRDTYLDTSQTSIIGKNVTGGYYDMMGSLRKTMPNHTRHHSHSVSINMETQGALFIGHRDSDTEEEEEEDIFVERHTCNTWPSKHRHSSVGHHRRASHSCRQDAYVDFHYTMPSTDIEDSWPEEHSLAFHTLPKPIDYLEPHQAKDNSVCLSLSKHHAMVPSDSCNAYIYMCHEGETQVPAPGECCHSHFVDPLTGLLVRNNSYSHSYSHSSYISDKAIDIPSNDEMINLSPAPGGPIVAKTALIKTEESREQYVDLITDDSLFKDKRDDVIKEKPIKPTDPKTEEVTLTTAATTPPPADNTHVMVALTDQQLELSHTGDSGVDRGGSSVSLADILDCSDEDEDDDITDNITDVTSGIFADESSELNASPAFKSLQKQVGTPDSMDSMDLPSAAGSCEGFSPASSHPSSSPKAMDSGYDTENNESPEFVPKEPHEPREQPLGKSALDTSLEEDKKLEEPGGEVVTTEDEPSQTEDHILLPLSDKTPYRDSAYFSDYENERQSRDEDDVEKKGEKRKNEEEEEEEEELNDSVVSKDIKLDMKHISAEAESSSLPDTEECDQDDVLGLPLESSDTASLTEGGLDEWPSQEESSSLGDWAAEVVGAMEEALGALNGDCTSNVEVEEEEAEGQDSSETTEESEIKTAPNRPSGISGELTHSLPKDEVALQQTANTRRFSSSSPPPPSTPPPPLPAAEGRGSPADGEEADEEDGDTEDSDESDEELRTYSVQEQSGGEDSEDECHPVPIVVSDDSEAHKLRSLLKMPTLLTVETLEEELDRKKKTVSFFDDVTVYLFDQESPTKELAEHGFSLGAEGQSSRNKSQERLNASDDSSDGNISEESAGYEWEDDFPLLPLPTSSVASDSPPPPRSVPKAPDPKPAVRFSRFTVSPSNVSRFSITHISDSDMDSAGGSSEDGDKE
- the aatkb gene encoding serine/threonine-protein kinase LMTK1 isoform X2, with the protein product MSTLASPASQGSPDVYILPLTEVSLPVAKQPARSVQLLKSADVGRHSLLYLKEIGNGWFGKVLLGEVNAGLSTTQVVVKELKASSSVQDQMHFLEEARPFRALQHPALLQCLAQCTEVTPYLLVMEFCPLGDVKGYLRSCRTAETMTPEPLILQRMACDIAAGLLHMHKHNFTHSDLALRNCLLTADVSVKIGDYGLAQSKYKDDYFVTSDQVYVPLRWIAPELVDEVHGNLLVADQTQHSNMWSLGVTIWELFELGNQPYRHYSDRQVLTYAVREQQLRLPKPLLKVPLAERWYEVMQFCWLQPDQRPNAEEVHLLLSYLCAKGASEAEEDFERRWNSLRPNTGFNSHRGASVLSRDHPSSTSSSFPLLEQFSSGDGYHSESGDDILTVTETSHGLNFEYKWEQARAEQSYRAPDSSSTLGQVSHHCQEAFYPPGGIVGGCPMESLSHGLSPSYYQSKHLHAPGILPVLSAHSPSVSSEYYIRIEEPVDCNMDPDYTMCSYSPDYQGSSGSFLTGSADSGECMACPSQAKNMGPYWSADIHKSDMYDSNESSPAISLTMEPLLGQVLDSSPLRPWESSHYVSYKDRDGGYYYEHSPPLGIDHYLIGAETASERHQESWGSRSLRQALGELENPLGISPAVNSAPQQAYRDTYLDTSQTSIIGKNVTGGYYDMMGSLRKTMPNHTRHHSHSVSINMETQGALFIGHRDSDTEEEEEEDIFVERHTCNTWPSKHRHSSVGHHRRASHSCRQDAYVDFHYTMPSTDIEDSWPEEHSLAFHTLPKPIDYLEPHQAKDNSVCLSLSKHHAMVPSDSCNAYIYMCHEGETQVPAPGECCHSHFVDPLTGLLVRNNSYSHSYSHSSYISDKAIDIPSNDEMINLSPAPGGPIVAKTALIKTEESREQYVDLITDDSLFKDKRDDVIKEKPIKPTDPKTEEVTLTTAATTPPPADNTHVMVALTDQQLELSHTGDSGVDRGGSSVSLADILDCSDEDEDDDITDNITDVTSGIFADESSELNASPAFKSLQKQVGTPDSMDSMDLPSAAGSCEGFSPASSHPSSSPKAMDSGYDTENNESPEFVPKEPHEPREQPLGKSALDTSLEEDKKLEEPGGEVVTTEDEPSQTEDHILLPLSDKTPYRDSAYFSDYENERQSRDEDDVEKKGEKRKNEEEEEEEEELNDSVVSKDIKLDMKHISAEAESSSLPDTEECDQDDVLGLPLESSDTASLTEGGLDEWPSQEESSSLGDWAAEVVGAMEEALGALNGDCTSNVEVEEEEAEGQDSSETTEESEIKTAPNRPSGISGELTHSLPKDEVALQQTANTRRFSSSSPPPPSTPPPPLPAAEGRGSPADGEEADEEDGDTEDSDESDEELRTYSVQEQSGGEDSEDECHPVPIVVSDDSEAHKLRSLLKMPTLLTVETLEEELDRKKKTVSFFDDVTVYLFDQESPTKELAEHGFSLGAEGQSSRNKSQERLNASDDSSDGNISEESAGYEWEDDFPLLPLPTSSVASDSPPPPRSVPKAPDPKPAVRFSRFTVSPSNVSRFSITHISDSDMDSAGGSSEDGDKE
- the aatkb gene encoding serine/threonine-protein kinase LMTK1 isoform X3, whose protein sequence is MHFLEEARPFRALQHPALLQCLAQCTEVTPYLLVMEFCPLGDVKGYLRSCRTAETMTPEPLILQRMACDIAAGLLHMHKHNFTHSDLALRNCLLTADVSVKIGDYGLAQSKYKDDYFVTSDQVYVPLRWIAPELVDEVHGNLLVADQTQHSNMWSLGVTIWELFELGNQPYRHYSDRQVLTYAVREQQLRLPKPLLKVPLAERWYEVMQFCWLQPDQRPNAEEVHLLLSYLCAKGASEAEEDFERRWNSLRPNTGFNSHRGASVLSRDHPSSTSSSFPLLEQFSSGDGYHSESGDDILTVTETSHGLNFEYKWEQARAEQSYRAPDSSSTLGQVSHHCQEAFYPPGGIVGGCPMESLSHGLSPSYYQSKHLHAPGILPVLSAHSPSVSSEYYIRIEEPVDCNMDPDYTMCSYSPDYQGSSGSFLTGSADSGECMACPSQAKNMGPYWSADIHKSDMYDSNESSPAISLTMEPLLGQVLDSSPLRPWESSHYVSYKDRDGGYYYEHSPPLGIDHYLIGAETASERHQESWGSRSLRQALGELENPLGISPAVNSAPQQAYRDTYLDTSQTSIIGKNVTGGYYDMMGSLRKTMPNHTRHHSHSVSINMETQGALFIGHRDSDTEEEEEEDIFVERHTCNTWPSKHRHSSVGHHRRASHSCRQDAYVDFHYTMPSTDIEDSWPEEHSLAFHTLPKPIDYLEPHQAKDNSVCLSLSKHHAMVPSDSCNAYIYMCHEGETQVPAPGECCHSHFVDPLTGLLVRNNSYSHSYSHSSYISDKAIDIPSNDEMINLSPAPGGPIVAKTALIKTEESREQYVDLITDDSLFKDKRDDVIKEKPIKPTDPKTEEVTLTTAATTPPPADNTHVMVALTDQQLELSHTGDSGVDRGGSSVSLADILDCSDEDEDDDITDNITDVTSGIFADESSELNASPAFKSLQKQVGTPDSMDSMDLPSAAGSCEGFSPASSHPSSSPKAMDSGYDTENNESPEFVPKEPHEPREQPLGKSALDTSLEEDKKLEEPGGEVVTTEDEPSQTEDHILLPLSDKTPYRDSAYFSDYENERQSRDEDDVEKKGEKRKNEEEEEEEEELNDSVVSKDIKLDMKHISAEAESSSLPDTEECDQDDVLGLPLESSDTASLTEGGLDEWPSQEESSSLGDWAAEVVGAMEEALGALNGDCTSNVEVEEEEAEGQDSSETTEESEIKTAPNRPSGISGELTHSLPKDEVALQQTANTRRFSSSSPPPPSTPPPPLPAAEGRGSPADGEEADEEDGDTEDSDESDEELRTYSVQEQSGGEDSEDECHPVPIVVSDDSEAHKLRSLLKMPTLLTVETLEEELDRKKKTVSFFDDVTVYLFDQESPTKELAEHGFSLGAEGQSSRNKSQERLNASDDSSDGNISEESAGYEWEDDFPLLPLPTSSVASDSPPPPRSVPKAPDPKPAVRFSRFTVSPSNVSRFSITHISDSDMDSAGGSSEDGDKE